From one Mytilus trossulus isolate FHL-02 chromosome 10, PNRI_Mtr1.1.1.hap1, whole genome shotgun sequence genomic stretch:
- the LOC134686306 gene encoding uncharacterized protein LOC134686306: MKIAIVFCLLAAVVTVQAGYSPMRKADSKVKALAVKVEGEVENHMGTQYNGFIIISYRQEETRKGTKYLFKVKTNKVYLHVKAFVSKSGAVSAIKAVLKKKNDDLVDF; this comes from the exons ATGAAGATCGCAATCGTATTCTGTCTTTTGGCTGCTGTTGTGACTGTTCAGGCAGGATATTCTCCCATGAGGAAAGCAGATTCCAAAGTCAAAGCATTGGCTGTTAAA GTCGAAGGTGAAGTAGAGAATCATATGGGAACTCAGTACAACGGcttcattattatttcatacagGCAAGAAGAAACTCGAAAAGGAACAAAGTATTTGTTTAAG GTAAAGACAAATAAAGTATACTTACATGTAAAAGCCTTTGTGAGCAAGAGCGGTGCTGTTTCAGCAATTAAAGCGGTCCTAAAGAAGAAAAATGATGATTTAGTAGATTTCTAA